A single window of Nicotiana sylvestris chromosome 5, ASM39365v2, whole genome shotgun sequence DNA harbors:
- the LOC104217466 gene encoding putative wall-associated receptor kinase-like 16: MGIGTGVPFFTLSDKDNRLTLVGCDDLILAFGQSLIEERNFSTGCITACSRSVDVSNGTCSGSGCCQAPIPKGLTGFGGGDFTDPNFISRIVKDVPIVIDWAIGNQSCSEVKNSTAYSCKEHSLCIDSESGRGGYRCICEEGYDGNPYLTPGCQECTNLIIPLTDIDECTKNPCDGICKNTPGGFQCSCPKGYFGDGQKGRGCQKERDLPVLKLSLGLGLGLLSLLVSFSWIYFGIKRRKILKLREKFFKQNGGMLLKQQTSSNLNKVFTIEELKKATNNFAKDRILGVGGNGIVYKGILPDQRIVAIKKSKQLEQNQIEEFINEVVILTQINHRNVVKLLGCCLETEVPLLVYEYISHGTLHHHIHNNGGNMPWLSFQNRLRIAVESANAFNYLHYAASIPILHRDIKSANILLDDYYTARIADFGASRLRPFDQADMSSLIPGTLGYLDPEGIQMGLSDKSDVYSFGVVLAELLAGREAIDLTLPNKEKSLAAYFKASVKENRLFQILHHRVLKEGSLEQLNAIGELVVRCLNTKGEERPTMKEVATELEGFTKYNSRTWAHHDQENNQLEMGEMISEQEDLYSVLMYTSTNYDTSSSDQQSTEISAKREENPLFDD, translated from the exons ATGGGAATCGGCACGGGAGTTCCATTTTTCACCTTATCTGATAAAGATAACAGGTTGACTCTCGTAGGCTGTGATGATTTGATTTTAGCTTTTGGACAATCGTTGATTGAAGAGCGTAATTTTAGCACTGGCTGTATAACTGCGTGCTCAAGAAGTGTGGATGTGAGCAATGGGACTTGTTCCGGGAGTGGTTGCTGTCAAGCACCCATCCCTAAGGGATTGACGGGCTTTGGGGGGGGTG ATTTCACAGACCCGAATTTCATAAGCAGAATAGTGAAAGATGTACCTATTGTGATTGACTGGGCAATTGGGAACCAAAGTTGCAGTGAGGTTAAAAACTCCACTGCATATTCATGTAAGGAACATAGTCTGTGCATTGATTCTGAGAGTGGGCGTGGAGGTTATCGCTGCATTTGTGAGGAAGGATATGACGGTAATCCTTACCTTACTCCTGGCTGCCAAG AATGCACTAATTTGATTATTCCTCTAACAGATATCGATGAGTGCACAAAGAATCCTTGTGATGGAATTTGCAAAAACACTCCTGGAGGGTTTCAGTGTTCCTGTCCGAAGGGATACTTTGGTGACGGCCAGAAGGGACGTGGTTGCCAGAAGGAGCGTGATCTCCCCGTCTTGAAGTTATCTCTTG GTTTAGGTCTTGGATTATTGTCACTACTGGTTAGTTTCAGTTGGATATACTTCGGtataaaaaggagaaaaatcttaAAATTACGGGAGAAGTTCTTCAAGCAAAATGGTGGTATGCTATTAAAGCAGCAGACATCGTCGAATTTAAATAAGGTGTTTACCATTGAAGAGCTTAAAAAAGCCACCAACAACTTTGCTAAAGATCGCATCCTTGGAGTAGGTGGAAATGGCATAGTTTACAAAGGGATTCTACCAGATCAACGCATAGTTGCAATCAAGAAGTCTAAACAGCTTGAGCAAAACCAAATAGAAGAGTTCATAAATGAGGTTGTAATACTCACTCAAATTAACCACCGAAATGTTGTGAAACTATTGGGTTGTTGCTTAGAGACCGAAGTTCCTTTATTGGTCTATGAATACATATCTCATGGTACCCTTCACCACCATATAcacaacaatggaggaaatatgCCTTGGCTCTCTTTTCAAAATCGGTTAAGAATTGCTGTTGAATCTGCCAATGCATTTAATTATCTCCACTATGCAGCTTCTATACCTATCCTACATAGAGACATCAAGTCAGCAAATATACTACTAGATGACTACTACACAGCAAGGATTGCTGATTTTGGGGCTTCGAGGTTAAGACCTTTCGACCAGGCTGATATGAGTTCACTTATACCAGGAACATTGGGTTATCTAGATCCTGAAGGCATACAAATGGGATTGTCAGACAAGAGTGATGTCTACAGTTTTGGTGTAGTTCTAGCGGAATTGTTAGCGGGAAGAGAAGCTATTGATCTCACTCTACCCAACAAAGAAAAAAGTTTAGCTGCATATTTCAAAGCTTCTGTGAAGGAGAATCGCTTATTTCAAATTCTCCATCATAGGGTCTTGAAAGAAGGCTCTTTGGAGCAGCTTAATGCCATTGGTGAGCTTGTGGTTAGATGTCTTAACACAAAAGGAGAAGAAAGACCTACTATGAAAGAAGTGGCAACTGAATTGGAAGGATTTACTAAATATAATAGTCGTACATGGGCTCATCATGATCAAGAAAACAATCAACTAGAAATGGGAGAAATGATCAGTGAACAGGAGGACCTTTATAGTGTACTAATGTACACTTCCACCAATTATGATACATCATCAAGTGATCAACAAAGCACCGAAATTAGCGCGAAACGTGAAGAAAACCCCCTCTTTGATGACTAA